A window of the Candidatus Nitrosotalea okcheonensis genome harbors these coding sequences:
- a CDS encoding MraY family glycosyltransferase: MLDRTIVGILISAVAFVTVYAITPSLIKALTKRNMVVKDYNKEVATMVARPGGPSILAGILASELTLYAFFSSTNILAIIITTSLAFLVGFADDRKVLGGWFKPLALAASALPIILLGAYAQPHLAFPLFGSVKIPELYLALIVIIIPVMGNTVNSIDVLNGVASGFMTIASFALTVCLVIVHNYDIALASLPLGFVSLAFYKYHKIPSKIFPGDSGALTLGAMYGALSIIGHVEIIAAIALLPAVINSFLFLSSVKRIVEHRQIKANPVVHTEDFKLMASTDKSAPVTLVRLILANGPLTEKQVGFVIFRLALFSAALAIITSFMMEINL; encoded by the coding sequence ATGCTGGACAGAACTATTGTAGGAATACTAATTTCTGCAGTGGCATTTGTTACCGTTTACGCAATTACTCCAAGCCTAATCAAAGCACTAACAAAAAGAAACATGGTTGTAAAAGATTACAACAAAGAGGTTGCAACAATGGTTGCCCGCCCTGGAGGACCTTCAATTCTTGCAGGAATTTTGGCCTCTGAGCTCACTCTTTATGCCTTTTTCTCCTCCACCAATATACTTGCAATTATAATTACAACCTCCTTAGCTTTTCTTGTTGGTTTTGCCGATGACAGAAAAGTACTTGGTGGGTGGTTCAAACCGCTTGCTCTTGCAGCTTCTGCATTGCCTATTATTTTACTTGGAGCGTATGCTCAACCACATCTTGCATTTCCACTGTTTGGTTCAGTCAAGATTCCTGAACTCTATTTGGCGTTAATAGTTATTATCATTCCAGTTATGGGAAATACAGTAAACTCTATTGATGTACTAAATGGTGTAGCAAGCGGATTTATGACAATTGCTAGCTTTGCCCTTACTGTTTGTCTTGTCATTGTACACAATTATGATATTGCGCTGGCAAGTTTACCTCTTGGGTTTGTGTCGTTGGCATTCTACAAATATCACAAAATTCCAAGTAAAATATTTCCAGGAGACTCTGGTGCGCTAACTCTGGGAGCCATGTATGGTGCACTATCTATTATAGGTCATGTTGAAATTATTGCTGCGATTGCATTACTTCCTGCAGTGATAAACTCTTTTCTGTTCCTTTCCAGTGTAAAACGAATAGTCGAACATAGGCAAATAAAAGCAAATCCAGTTGTTCATACTGAAGATTTTAAGCTGATGGCTAGTACTGATAAATCTGCCCCTGTGACCCTTGTCAGATTGATCTTAGCAAATGGACCTCTTACTGAAAAACAAGTGGGATTTGTGATATTTAGATTGGCATTATTTTCTGCAGCACTTGCAATAATAACATCTTTCATGATGGAAATTAATCTATGA
- a CDS encoding DEAD/DEAH box helicase — MKIEQLDIPPLTIEFLQKSGYVSLYPPQEKTVKAGLLEGKSILVSAPTASGKTLIAILAIIKHLSEKRGKVIYLSPLKALASEKFNEFKKLGSDGLGKNLKIQISTGDFDMSDKNLGQNDILVLTNEKMDSIIRQGAEWLDQISLVIADEVHLLGDDDRGPTLEIVLTKMKLLPQKPQILALSATVTNADEIADWLGCELVLSEWRPVPLSEGVYDQGIVTMQDRKKFEVQTSIRGPPVDLGLDSLNSGGQAILFAETRARSVSLATKASEAVLKTLNTEEKEVLGKISQKILDDNEHTELVKTLAGLIKNGVAFHHAGLNPNCRDLIESEFRNRRIKILASTPTLAAGVNLPARRVVIANMSRYDAKYGVNKPISILEYKQLCGRAGRPQYDKYGEAIIVGNSNSDEIFDYYINGTPEPISSKLTGDKALRIHLLSFISTNPGIKGDDIVEFFSKTLSGSQERKTTIKFHIQISLRYLESEELVKQKGNRYIATDFGKKTSTLYIDPLTAVLFRKSLEKISTQGHVLGLLHLITISEDFFPKFSLRNKDYEFIGTLIENYADQLIEPISEYDCNRSLLAIHAWINESSEIFLSDNFGIESGDMHRMVETTDWLIHSLYEIAKLEKKDEILTEIDSLRSRVAYGIKEELGDLVQVKGIGRVRARVLFKNGIKTREDLTSISVEKLAKMDKIGPIVAENIKTHLKKIR; from the coding sequence ATGAAAATAGAGCAGTTAGACATTCCTCCTTTAACAATAGAATTTCTACAAAAAAGCGGATATGTGAGTCTATATCCACCTCAGGAGAAGACAGTAAAAGCTGGATTGCTTGAAGGAAAAAGTATCTTGGTCTCTGCACCAACAGCAAGTGGTAAGACATTGATTGCCATTCTTGCAATAATAAAACATCTATCTGAAAAGAGGGGAAAAGTAATCTATCTCAGTCCTCTAAAGGCCTTGGCCTCTGAAAAATTCAATGAATTTAAAAAACTTGGTTCAGATGGTCTGGGAAAAAATCTGAAAATCCAAATATCTACAGGTGATTTTGATATGTCTGACAAGAATCTAGGTCAAAATGATATTCTTGTACTAACCAATGAAAAAATGGATTCTATTATAAGACAAGGTGCAGAGTGGTTAGATCAAATCAGTCTTGTAATAGCTGATGAAGTGCATCTACTGGGTGATGATGATAGGGGACCAACTCTTGAAATTGTACTTACAAAGATGAAGTTATTGCCACAAAAACCGCAAATACTTGCTCTTAGTGCTACTGTTACTAATGCTGACGAGATTGCTGATTGGTTAGGGTGTGAATTAGTTCTTAGTGAGTGGAGGCCGGTTCCATTGTCAGAAGGAGTCTACGATCAAGGTATAGTTACTATGCAAGACAGGAAAAAATTTGAAGTTCAAACAAGCATTAGAGGACCGCCGGTTGACTTGGGGCTTGATTCACTAAATAGTGGAGGTCAGGCAATTTTATTTGCAGAAACGAGGGCACGTTCTGTCTCTCTTGCCACAAAGGCATCAGAGGCTGTGTTAAAGACTCTAAACACTGAAGAAAAAGAAGTACTGGGAAAAATTTCACAAAAAATTTTGGATGATAATGAACATACTGAACTTGTTAAAACATTGGCAGGCCTAATCAAAAACGGAGTGGCATTTCATCATGCTGGTCTTAATCCAAATTGCAGAGATCTAATTGAATCTGAATTTAGAAACAGAAGGATAAAGATTCTGGCATCTACCCCTACCTTGGCTGCTGGAGTAAATCTTCCCGCAAGAAGAGTGGTTATTGCTAATATGTCTAGATATGATGCAAAGTATGGCGTAAACAAACCGATCAGTATATTGGAGTATAAACAACTGTGTGGCCGTGCAGGTAGGCCACAATATGATAAATATGGTGAGGCGATAATTGTGGGCAACTCAAATAGCGATGAGATCTTTGATTATTACATTAACGGAACACCCGAACCTATCTCTTCAAAACTTACGGGAGACAAGGCATTACGAATACATCTTCTCAGTTTCATATCTACAAATCCTGGTATCAAGGGAGATGACATTGTAGAATTCTTTTCAAAGACACTTTCAGGTTCACAAGAGAGAAAAACAACAATAAAATTCCATATTCAGATATCTTTGCGATATCTGGAATCCGAGGAACTTGTAAAACAAAAAGGAAATAGGTATATTGCTACAGACTTTGGCAAAAAAACTTCAACATTATACATTGATCCTCTTACAGCAGTTCTATTTAGAAAATCCTTGGAAAAAATTTCAACACAGGGGCATGTTCTTGGTTTACTACATTTGATTACAATCTCGGAGGATTTCTTTCCCAAGTTTTCATTACGCAATAAAGATTATGAGTTTATTGGTACCTTGATTGAAAATTATGCTGATCAACTAATAGAACCTATATCTGAATATGATTGTAACCGAAGTCTTCTTGCAATACATGCTTGGATCAATGAATCAAGTGAAATATTTCTGTCTGATAATTTTGGTATAGAATCTGGCGATATGCATAGGATGGTAGAGACAACGGATTGGTTAATCCATTCTCTTTATGAAATTGCAAAACTAGAAAAAAAAGATGAGATCTTGACTGAAATTGACTCTCTAAGGTCTAGAGTAGCGTATGGCATAAAAGAAGAACTTGGTGACTTGGTGCAAGTAAAAGGAATTGGAAGGGTAAGAGCCAGGGTACTCTTTAAGAATGGCATAAAAACTAGAGAGGATTTAACCTCAATATCTGTTGAAAAACTAGCCAAAATGGACAAGATAGGACCAATTGTTGCAGAAAACATAAAGACACATCTGAAAAAGATAAGATAA
- a CDS encoding DNA replication complex GINS family protein: protein MHISELIQVHSIGYRLQDVKVNFGYDLKIEAPLTSIEAKQGDMLSMPRWIAEVLSSEKLIEVQDTDMIVALKQAVMKENVQGDFDLSTLDLDFYIKVNSFTRRLPQEDRDKIESMLNSLIRKRQGKIIRLADSSKMTADLAKKLTIEERTLFDYIHNNSTEFKRQIMGDKK, encoded by the coding sequence TTGCACATTTCAGAACTCATACAAGTACATAGTATAGGATATCGCCTACAGGATGTCAAAGTCAACTTTGGCTATGATTTGAAAATAGAGGCACCTTTGACATCAATAGAAGCCAAACAAGGTGATATGTTGAGTATGCCTAGATGGATAGCTGAAGTATTATCCTCAGAAAAATTGATTGAAGTGCAAGATACTGATATGATTGTGGCCCTAAAGCAGGCAGTTATGAAAGAAAATGTACAAGGTGATTTTGATCTCTCTACATTGGATCTTGATTTTTACATCAAAGTAAATTCATTTACACGCAGGCTTCCACAAGAAGATCGTGATAAAATAGAAAGCATGTTGAATTCTCTTATTCGTAAACGCCAAGGAAAAATAATTCGATTGGCAGATTCATCCAAGATGACTGCTGATTTAGCGAAAAAATTAACAATAGAAGAGAGAACATTATTTGATTATATTCACAACAACAGTACTGAGTTTAAAAGACAAATAATGGGTGATAAAAAATGA
- a CDS encoding minichromosome maintenance protein MCM — MTTQPESISKSKLQDQVKDFLSQFKDKSDVYKYVDEIDQMMAKKTQYIVVDYNDLVSYPEIESVFTTDPDEILRAFGGAIKDILKERFPQYAEKIRHDIRVRISNYPSQRSLREVNAEVIGKVISVSGMVVRSSEIKPLAKELVYFCPDNHKTVRIQEKGLEFKEPLKCDNGKCTHRDLEINPEQSKFIDFQMVRLQELPEDLPPGQLPHYLDVTVLQDLVDNARPGDRIILTGIVRIEQEHIPSMRGKSGIYRLRIQGNNIEFHRGRGNKTSRSTEREEISIDEEKIIKSLVKNPDIYDRLVASFAPHVSGHDIIKEAILLLIVGSTQKILADGAKIRGDINVFLVGDPGTAKSEMLKFCARIAPRGLYTSGRGSTAAGLTAAVVRDKIGIMMLEAGAVVLGDQGLVCIDEFDKMKPEDRSALHETMEQQSVSIAKGGIVATLNARTSILAAANPMFGKYDPFKNITENVNLPVPLLTRFDLIFVVRDIPSKERDTRIARHILNLHRVSGTDTKSLIDVDILTKYLSFAKRFDPNLTPEAEDLILNYYMTMRNVESEGMITVTPRQLEGLVRLATARARLLMKTQVDGEDAERAIFLMQSMLQDAGVDVNTGKVDLGVLQGRPHSEVSKMQLFMDVMKSLEGDEKRPVEEKIFVKELIKTDKFTEDEARKYIKKLQRESAIYESKPGHYNRV; from the coding sequence ATGACTACCCAACCCGAATCTATCTCCAAGAGCAAACTTCAAGATCAAGTAAAAGATTTTTTGAGCCAATTCAAAGACAAGTCTGATGTTTACAAATATGTTGATGAAATAGACCAAATGATGGCAAAGAAAACACAATATATCGTAGTTGATTACAATGATTTGGTATCATACCCTGAAATTGAATCTGTATTTACCACTGATCCTGATGAAATACTCAGAGCCTTTGGTGGGGCAATAAAAGATATTCTTAAAGAAAGATTTCCACAATATGCAGAAAAAATCCGGCATGATATTAGAGTAAGAATTTCAAACTATCCATCACAGAGAAGCTTACGTGAAGTAAACGCAGAGGTTATTGGAAAAGTAATTAGTGTATCTGGCATGGTTGTTAGATCTTCTGAAATTAAACCACTTGCAAAAGAACTAGTTTACTTTTGTCCTGATAACCACAAGACCGTGAGAATTCAGGAAAAAGGTCTAGAGTTCAAAGAGCCGTTAAAATGTGATAATGGAAAATGTACTCACAGAGATCTTGAGATAAATCCAGAACAAAGCAAGTTTATTGATTTCCAAATGGTTAGGCTGCAAGAATTACCAGAAGATTTGCCCCCAGGTCAATTACCTCACTATCTTGATGTAACAGTCTTGCAAGACTTGGTCGATAATGCAAGACCAGGAGATCGTATAATACTTACAGGAATTGTGAGAATTGAACAAGAACACATACCTTCTATGAGAGGAAAAAGTGGTATCTATAGATTAAGAATTCAAGGAAATAATATCGAGTTTCATCGTGGACGTGGAAATAAGACTTCTAGAAGCACTGAACGGGAAGAAATCTCCATCGATGAAGAAAAAATAATCAAATCACTTGTTAAAAATCCTGATATCTATGATAGGCTTGTTGCTTCATTTGCACCACATGTGAGTGGACATGATATAATTAAAGAGGCCATTTTATTACTGATTGTAGGATCTACTCAAAAAATCCTTGCCGATGGTGCTAAAATTCGTGGTGATATCAATGTCTTTCTAGTAGGTGATCCTGGTACAGCAAAAAGTGAAATGTTAAAATTTTGTGCAAGAATTGCACCAAGGGGACTTTATACATCTGGTAGAGGTTCTACTGCTGCAGGACTTACAGCCGCAGTTGTCAGGGATAAAATTGGTATAATGATGCTTGAGGCTGGCGCTGTAGTATTAGGCGATCAAGGTCTTGTATGTATAGATGAATTTGATAAAATGAAACCTGAAGATAGAAGTGCACTGCATGAAACAATGGAACAACAGTCAGTAAGTATTGCAAAGGGTGGAATTGTTGCAACATTGAATGCCAGAACTTCAATTTTAGCTGCTGCAAACCCCATGTTTGGAAAATATGATCCTTTCAAGAATATAACTGAAAATGTTAATCTTCCAGTTCCACTCTTAACTCGTTTTGATCTTATTTTTGTTGTTAGAGATATTCCATCAAAAGAAAGGGATACACGAATTGCAAGACACATATTGAATTTACATAGGGTATCCGGAACTGATACCAAATCGCTAATTGATGTTGATATTCTTACAAAATATCTCTCATTTGCAAAGAGATTCGATCCCAATCTTACTCCAGAAGCAGAAGATCTGATCCTGAATTACTATATGACCATGAGAAATGTAGAATCTGAAGGGATGATTACAGTAACACCCAGACAATTAGAGGGACTTGTAAGATTGGCAACAGCAAGAGCTAGATTATTGATGAAAACACAAGTTGATGGGGAGGATGCAGAGCGAGCAATCTTTCTCATGCAAAGCATGTTGCAAGATGCCGGAGTTGATGTTAACACAGGAAAAGTTGACCTTGGAGTCCTACAAGGACGTCCTCACAGCGAGGTCTCAAAAATGCAATTATTCATGGATGTGATGAAATCACTTGAAGGCGATGAAAAAAGACCTGTTGAAGAAAAAATATTTGTCAAAGAACTGATCAAGACTGACAAATTTACGGAAGATGAGGCAAGAAAATATATTAAAAAATTGCAACGAGAGTCAGCTATTTATGAATCTAAACCCGGTCATTATAACCGGGTATGA